CCGGGTGGACGATCGGCAGGTCGCCTCTCCCGATGCGACGAAAGGCGGCGGCCAGCTGCAGCGCGCATCCCGGGTTGGCGGTGGCCACGAGATCCGGGGACGCGGCCAGAATCGACGACGCCTTGCGGTCGCCGAGCTCCCGGGCCGCGCGCGGCTGCATGAGGTTGTAGGTGCCGGCGGAGCCGCAGCACATCCCCGGGTCGTCAATCTCCAACAGCTCGATGCCGGGCACGCCGCGCAGCAGGTTGCGCGGCGGCTCGCGCACGCGCTGTCCGTGCAGCAGGTGACAGGCGTCCTGGTAGACGACGCGCAGGCGCCGCGACGCGGGTGGCGCGTCCGCCGGGCCAAGCTCCGCGAGCAGCTCGGTCACGTCGACCACCCGGCCTGCGAACTCCTCGGCGTCCGGGGACGCCAGCAGCTCGCCGTACCCCTTCATCGCCGATCCGCACCCGGCCGCGGTGACAACGACGCGGTCGAACCCCGTGAGCGCCGCGATGGTCGCCTCGGCGCGGCGTCTGCCATCCGCCTCTCGCCCGGCGTGCAGATGCAGCGCACCGCAGCATCCCTGGCCGCCCGGCACCGAGACGTCGCAGCCGGCCGCGGCCATCGCGCGAACCGCGGCGGCGTTCACGCGCCCGAAGTACACCCGCTGAGCGCACCCGCTGAGCAGCGCAACGCTCATCCGCCGCTCACCCACCGCCGGAGTGAAGGCGGGCGGGCGGGCCCGCAGGTCGCCGGCCGACACGCGGGGCGCGAGGGCCATGGGCCGCAGTCCCAGCGCGAGCGGCCACGAGAGCGCGCGCAGCAGCCGCGGCCGGGGTACCACGGCGAAGACCGCGGCGTCGACCAGCCGCTGCCGCGGCGACCGCGGGGCGCGCTCCCGCCGCTCCGCGCGCGCACGCTCGATCAGCCGGTCGTAGCGCACGCCGCTGGGGCAGGCCGGCACGCAGGCCAGGCAGCCGAGGCAGCGGTCGAGATGCGTCGCGACGGTGTCGTCGAGCGGCGCCTCGCCCCGCTCCACCAGGTTCATCAGGTGGATGCGGCCGCGCGGCGAGTCCATCTCCTCGCCCCACAGCCCATAGGTCGGACAGGCGGGCAGGCAGAAGCCGCAGTGCACGCATGCATCGAGCAGCTCGCGCGTCGACGGCGTGCTCATGCGGCGAGGCGGTCGACGACCCGCTGCTCGAGCTCGGTCAAGGCTCGCGGCGGCGCGGCCACGTCGGCGAACAGCCAGCCACGGCCCCAGCGGCCGACGACGGCCGTCGCTCCCGCCGCACGCAGCTCGCCGGAGCGTGCCGTGCAGCCGTCCGGCAGGCAGCGGTGGAGCGCGAGGCCGCTCTGAAGCGCCCGCTGCTCTTCCCACACCGGCTCGTCCTCCCCGACCACCTCCCCGCCGGCAAGCTGCCGCGCCGAGGCCGCGAGGCGGTCGGCCGCCGGGCTCTCGAAGCGCACGAGCAGTATCCCGTCGGGCCACCGGTAGTCGAGGCATGCCGGAGCGAGCGGGTCGAACACCGACACGTCGCACGGCGCGGTCACGAGCGTGCACGTGCGGGCGGGGAGCGGATGCAGCCGCAGCGTCAGCTCGAGCAGCGTGCCGAAGCGCCCCTCGGCGCCGGTGAAAAGCTTGGGCAGGTCATATCCGGCGACGTTCTTCACCACCTTGCCGCCGCCCTTGATCTCGGCGCCGCCGGGCAGCCGGGCGCGCACGCCGAGGATCAGGTCGCGCGGGCGTCCGTAGCGGTGCGCGCGGGGTCCGAACAGGGCGCGGTCGAACACCTCGCCGACGGTCAGCCCGTCGCCGGGCGGGTCGAGCGCCAGCATCTGGCCGCGGGCGCCGACGTGGCGCTGGAGATCGACCAGCGGGGTCTCCGCCTCCACGGTGCAGGTGAGGTCGCCCGCCTCGTGTTCGATCACCACCGCTCCGCGACCCCCTCGCGCTCGAGCGGGTGCTCCCGGTAGGGGCCCGGCACCTCGCCGCACAGGCGGGGCGTCGGGAAGACCTTGCCCGGGTTGCAGCGCCCCTCGGGATCGAACCCGCAGCGGAGCCGGTGCATCGCGTCGAGATCCGCCTCGCCGAACATCGCCGGCATGTGCCGCGCCTTGTCGAGGCCGATGCCATGCTCGCCGCTCAACGAGCCGCCCACCTCCAGGCACGCAGCGAGGATGTCCGACGCCAGTTGCTCCGCCAGGTGGGCCTGGCCCTCGACCGAGGCGTCGTAGAGGACGAGCGGATGCAGGTTCCCGTCGCCCGCGTGGAAGACGTTGCCGACTCGAAGGCCGTAGCGCTCGGACAGCTCGGCGATGCGCCGCAGGGTCTCGGGCAGCCGCGTGCGCGGGACGACGCCGTCCTGCACGTAGTAGTGCGGGCTCACGCGGCCCATCGCGGCGAACGCCGCCTTGCGGCCGCGCCAGAAAGCGGCCCGCTCGGTCTCGTCGGCGGCGCGCCGCACGTCGGTCGCGCCGGCCTGGCGGCAGAGCGCTTCGGCGCGATCGACGACCAGCTCCACCTCCACGGAGGGGCCGTCCAGCTCGACCAGCAGCACCGCGCCCGCGTCAAGCGGCAGTCCTGCGTGCACCGCCTGCTCGGCCGCCTCGATCGTGAGGGCGTCCATCATCTCGATCGCCGCGGGGACGATGCCCGCGGCGATGATTGCCGAGACCGCCTCGCCCGCGTCGTCGGTCGAGCGGAACGCTGCGAGCAGCGTCTCGACGCACTGGGGCAGCGGCAGCACGCGCACCACCACCTCCGTCACGACGCCGAGCGTCCCCTCCGAGCCCACGACCGTGCCGAGCAGGTCGAGCACATCTTCGTCGCCAAGTCGGACAACGGAGCCGTCCGGCAGCACCAGCTCCGCCTCGAGCACGTGGTTGGCGGTGAAGCCGTACTTGAGGCAATGAGCACCGCCGGAGTTCTCGGCGACGTTTCCACCGATCGTGCACACCTGCTGACTCGAGGGGTCGGGCGCGTAGTACAGGCCATGCCGGGCGACGGCCTGCGTCACCTCGAGATTCGTCACGCCGGGTTGGAGGCGTACGCGTCTGTTCGGAACATCGACCTCGAGGATGCTCCGCATGCGGGACAGCCCGATCACGATGCCCTCGGCCACGGGCACCGCGCCGCCGGAGAGCCCCGTCCCCGCGCCGCGCGCGACGAAGGGCAGGCCCCGCTCGGCGCACACCTCGACCACCGCGACGACCTCGGCGGTCGATGCCGGGAGCGCGACGGCGAGCGGCTGGGCGCGGTACCCCGTGAGCCCGTCCGACTCGTACGTGCGCAGGGCGACGGGATCGGTGACGACGTTGGCCGCGCCCACGATGCGGCCGAGCTCGGCGGTCAGGCTCACTCGGGGAGCCTACCGCTCGCCGGTCAGCGGGTCAGCCGGCCAGCTCGGTCATCATCATCTGCAGCAAGCCGCCGGCGCGGTAGATGCGGACGTCGGCCTCGGCATCCAGCCGGGCAAGCGCCCGGAAGCTGCGCTCGCCGCCGTCGATCTCGACGGTGACCATGTCGCCGACGCCGAAATCGGCCAGGCCGCGGATCGTGAACGTCTCCGTTCCGGTGATGCCAAGCGACTCCGCCGACTCGCCCTCGGCGAACTGGAGCGGGATGACTCCCAGCGCGACCAGGTTCGAGCGGTGGATGCGCTCGTAGCTCTCGGCAATCACCGCTCGCACGCCGAGCAGCGCGCTGCCCTTCGCCGCCCAGTCACGCGAGCTGCCGGAGCCGTACTCGCGGCCGGCGATCACGACCAGCGGGACTCCCTCCTCCAGGTAGCGAAGGGACGCGTCGTAGATCGAGAGCTGCTCGCCGTCCGGGAAGTGGCGCGTGAAGCCGCCCTCGACGTCCTCGACGATGCGGTTCCGCAGGCGGATGTTCGCGAACGTTCCGCGCACCATCACCTCGTGGTTGCCCCGGCGCGCGCCGTAGCTGTTGAACTCGCGCGGCTCGATCCCGTGCTCCATCAGGTACGCACCGGCCGGCGTGGACGACGCGATCGAGCCGGCGGGCGAGATGTGGTCGGTCGTCACCGAATCGCCGAGCAGGGCGAGGACGCGCGCGTCGACGATGTCCGAGAGATCGGCCGGGCGCTCGAAGAAGGTGGCCTCGCGGACGTAGGTCGACTCGGGATCCCAATGGAACAGTTCCCCGGACGGGACGGGCAGCGTCTGCCAGCGGTCGTCGCCCTCGAAGATGCGGCCGTACTGATGCTCGAACAGGCTCGCTGACACCGCGCCGCGGACGGCCTCGGCGACCTCCTCGCCGGTCGGCCAGATCTCGTCGAGCATCACGGGGTTGCCGTCGCGGTCGCGGCCCACCGGCTCGCTCGTCAGGTCGGCGGTGACGCTGCCGACAAGCGCGAATGCGACGACCAGCGGCGGCGAGGCGAGGTAGTTGGCGCGCACCTGCGGATGGATGCGGGCCTCGAAGTTGCGGTTTCCCGAGAGGACGGCCGCCACCGACAGATCGCGTTTCGAGATCTCCTCGCTGACCTCCTCCGGCAGCGGGCCGGAGTTCCCGATGCACGTGGTGCAGCCGTAGCCGACCAGGTTGAAGCGGAGCGCGTCCAGGTACTCGGTCAGCCCCGCGGCGTCGAGGTAGTCACGGACGACACGGGAGCCCGGGGCCAGGCTCGTCTTCACCCACGGCTTGGTCTGGAGCCCGCGCTCCACCGCCTTCTTGGCGACCAGGCCGGCGGCGACCATCAGCGCGGGGTTCGAGGTGTTCGTGCAGCTGGTGATGGCGGCGATGGCAACCGATCCGTCGCCGAGCTGCGTGCCGTTGCCGTGCTGGACCGGGAATGCTTTCGAGAAGCTCGCCGGCACGCCGGCGAGCGGGACGCGATCCTGCGGGCGCCGCGGGCCTGCCAGGCTGGGCTCGACCTGCGACAGGTCGAAGTCGATCGTCTCGGAGAACGCCGGAGCCGGCTCGTCACCGGTGCGGAAGAGGCCCTGCTCCTTGGTGTAGGCCTCGACGAGGGCGACGTGGTCGGCCGGGCGGCCGGTGTCCCGGAGGTAGGCGAGCGTCTGGGCGTCGACGGGGAACATCGCGGCGGTCGAGCCGAACTCCGGCGACATGTTCGAGATGGTCGCGCGGTCGGCGACGCTGAGGGCGGGCACGCCGGGGCCGAAGAACTCCACGAACGTGCCGACCACCCCGTGGGCGCGCAGGCGCTCGGTCATCGTCAGGACGAGGTCGGTCGCGGTGACGCCGGGGCGGAGCTCGCCCGACATGCGGACGCCGAGCACGACGGGCGAGAGCATGTACATCGGCTGGCCGAGCATGACCGCCTCCGCCTCGATGCCGCCCACGCCCCAGCCCAGCACGCCCAGAGCGTTGATCATTGTCGTGTGCGAGTCGGTGCCGACCAGCGAGTCGGGGACCGCCACGCCGTCTCGGACCTGGACGACGCGCCCGAGGTACTCGAGGTTCACCTGGTGGACGATGCCCATGCCCGGCGGCACGACGCGGAAGTTGCGGAACGCCTCCTGCGCCCAGCGCAGCAGGGCGTAGCGCTCGCCGTTGCGCTCGAACTCGCGGTCGATGTTGCTCTGGTACGCCTGGTCGGATCCGAAGGCGTCGACCTGCACGGAGTGGTCGATGACGAGGTCCACGGGGACGAGCGGGTCGACGCGCGACGGGTCGCCGCCGGCCCGCGCGACGGCCGAGCGCATCGCGGCCAGGTCGACGACGGCGGGCACGCCGGTCAGGTCCTGCATGATCACGCGCGCAGGCATGAAGGCGAGATTCGCATCGGGCGCGCTCTGCGGCCAGGCGGCGAGCGCGCGGACGTCGTCCTCGGTCACGTGCTCGGTGCCGGCCTGTCGAAGGAGGTTCTCGAGCAGGACGCAGACCGTGTAGGGAAGCCGCAGCGGGTCGACGAGGCGGCCGATCCGGAAGAGCTGCTCGCCGCTTGGGAGCCTGTCCGCGGCGGAGAACGGATCGCCTGGTATTGCCATGGGCAGAACGGTATCAAGATACCCTGCACGCTCTTCCACCCGGTCGACATGAACGGATCCCGAGTCCCCCTCCCACCTTTCGCCGAGCGCCCCTTCCAGGTGTTCGTGAACGGCGTTCCGAAGGAGGAGGGCAAGGACTACGAGATCCAGGGCACGGCGCTCGTCTTCGCCGACGAGCTGGTACCGCCGCGGCGGATGACGATGAAGAGCTACGCGCGCCTCATGTTCTGGGGGCGGTACAAGACCGAGCACAGCGTCGACCTGGTCTACCACCGCGGCGGCGACAGGCAGGTGGCGAACGGGCTCCAGATTGCGCCGCCGGGCGCCGCGGTCTAGCGGATCACAGCGGAATCACGCGTCCGTCACAGCCGCTGGGACGGTGTCCGACTCCATACACCCCGCCGTTGCGTGCGTGTGACGCTCTTGCGACAGATCAGCCGCCTGGTTGAGCCGTTCCGCGGCTCACCCCAATTCTTGGAGACCAACCCCGGTCCGGTGGGTGTGACGTGCCTGTGACGGTGGCGTAGCAGGCCGGCGAGAGGCCCTGCCGGGCTAGCGCGGGTTGACCGCCGCCCGCGCGATGCCGCGCAGCATGCGGCGGAACACGTACGCGTGGATCGGGTACAGGCCGTACCAGTACGCGCGACCGGCGAGCCCTGCGGGGTCGAACAGCGCCGTCTGACGGATGCGCGCTCCGTCGGTCTCCGACTCGACCTCGAACTGCAGCCACGCTCTGCCCGGCACGCGCATCTGGGCCTGGAGCCGCAGCAGCCGGTCCGGCTCGAACTCCTGAACCGTCCAGAAGTCGAGCGTGTCGCCCGCCGCCACCGTCTCGGGATTCCGGCGCCCGCGACGCAGGCCGACCCCACCGAGCACCTGGTCGAGCGCGCCGCGCAGCTGCCACAGCGCGTCCGCGCCGTACCAGCCGGTGGCACCGCCGATCCGCGCGATCGGCCGGAACGCGGCCGCAGCCGGCACGGGCACCACCACGGCGCGTGAGTCGATCAGCCGCGATCCGTACTCGGTGCGGTTGCGCTGCCGCACCGGGGTGGCCGGCAGCGCGTCGGACCAGCGGGTCTCCGCGAACTCGCCGTCCTCGAAGGCGAGCGCCCGGTCGATCGCCTCCTCCACAGTGCGCGGGCGCACGCGGAAGTCGTGGAGAGCCGCGGCGTCGGTGACGACGGTCTCCGAGCGGACACCGTCCACCAGCTTGCGTCCCACCTGTGCGTAGAGCGGAGTGACCAGGGACAGCCACAGGCTGGAGAGCCTGGGCGTGAGCAGCGGCACGCTGATCATCATCCGGCGCAGCCCCCTGCGCCGGGCGTATGCGTGCATGATGTCGCCGTACGAGACAACATCCGCCCCGCCGATCTCGTACACGCGGCTCTCCCCGGGAGGCAGATCGAGCGCGGCGAGCAGGTAGGCGATCACGTCCTCGATCGCGATCGGCTGGGTCGGCGTCCGCACCCACCGCGGCGTCACCATCACCGGCAGCCGCTCCACGAGCGCCCGGATCATCTCGAAGGACAGGCTCCCGGACCCGATCACGATCGACGCCCGGAACTCGATCGTCTCGACACCGGACTCGCGGAGCAGCTGGCCGACCTCCTGCCGGGACGCCAGGTGGCTGGAGAGCGTGCCGCTCCCACCGAGCCCGCCCAGGTAGATGATCCGCCGCACGCCTGCATCGCGCGCCACGCGCCCGAACAGCTCGGCCGCATCGCGGTCGACCTGGGCGAACGAGGCCGACGACGTCATCGAGTGGACGAGGTAGTACGCGACGTCGACGCCCTCGAGCGCAGCGCGCAGAGCGCCCTCGTCGAGCACATCCCCGGCCACCACCTCCGTGCCGGCCGCGGCCCGCGCCCGCAGCGCCTCGGGCCGCCGGGCCATGCACCGCAGCTCGACATCCTCACGCTCGAGCGCGCGCAGGAGGCGGCCGCCGACATATCCGGTGGCGCCCGTCAGCAGGACGCGGGGGGAGGTCATCTATGCGACGGAGTAGCCCGCCAGCCAGCGGCCGAGCAGGGCGACCAGTGTGATGACGAGCACTGCGACGATCGTCCCGCCCCTGGAGCGCTGGCTCATCGCGTAGGCCAGAAGCGCGACGACGAGCGCGATCGGGCCGGCGAACAGCGGCTTCCACCAGAACCCCGACACGGCGACGACCACGGCCGCGGCGTTGAGGACGGCCAGCGCGTCCTCCTGGAATGACTCGTACTCAGGCGTGTAATCTCGCACGTGCGCTCCTTGGGCCGATGGTCGCGCAGCGGATTGTAGCCATGGCGGAGACGAGAGGAACGACCAACCTGCGGCAGGCCGGGATCACGCACCGGCTGCTGCGCTACCGGTACACGGGCGAAGGGCCGGTGGCCGTCGAGGCGGCGGCTGCGCTGGGCGTCGACCCCGCCCTGCTGTTCAAGACGCTCGTCGTGATGGCCGGCTCCGAGCCGGTGTTCGCGCTGGTTCCCGCCGATCGCGAGCTTGCGCCGAAGCTGCTTGCCGCCGCCGCCGGCTCGAAGGCCGCAGAGCTTGCCGACCGCCGCACCGCCGAACGGATCACCGGGTACCAGGCCGGCGGGATCAGCCCGCTCGGAAGCAGGCGGCGAATGCGCGTCTTCGTCGACCGCTCGGCCGGCGACCACCCCGCCATCCTGCTCAACGCCGGGGCGCGCGGGCTGATCGCCGAGGTCGCGACCCCACCGCTGCTCTCCCACCTGGGCGCCGTGGCCGTCCCACTGGTTCGGGACGAGGCGCGCTAGTCGTATCTGCCGCCGGCGATCTCGCCAAGCTTCTCCATGCTGTGCGTCGCCTGCAGCGTGCGCACCGTCCCGGACTTCGACCGCATGACCAGCGAGTGCGTGCGAGCGCCGCCGCGCTGGTAGCGCACGCCCCGCAGCAGGTCTCCGTCGGTGACGCCCGTCGCCGCGAAGAAGGTGTTGTCCCCCTTGACGAGATCGTCCAGCGTGAGCACCTTGTCGAGGTCGTAGCCGGCGTCAATCGCCGCCTGCCGCTCCTCGGCGTCGCGCGGCCACAGCTTGCCCTGGAACTGCCCGCCCAGGCACTTGAACGCCGCCGCGGAGAGGACGCCCTCCGGCGTCCCGCCGATGCCCCACAGCAGGTCGATGCCCGTGTCGGGACTCGACGCCATCAGCGCGCCGGACACGTCGCCGTGCGAGATGAACCGGATGCGCGTGCCGACCGCGCGGATGCGCTTGACCATCTCGTCGTGCCGCGGCCGGTCGAGGATCACGACCATCAGGTCGCGCGGCCGCACCCGCTTGGCCCGCGCAATCGCCTCGAGCGTCTGCTCGATCGGCGCGTTCAGGTCGAGCTCCTCGTCGACCTCGGGGCCACAGGCCAGCTTCTCCATGTACACGACCGGGCCGGGGTCGAACATCGTCCCCTTCTCCGACGCCGCGACAACGGCCAGCGCGTTCGGCTGCCCGCGCGCGCACAGCTCGGTGCCCTCGAGCGGGTCGACCGCGACGTCGACCTCGACGCCGGAGCCCGAACCGATCCGCTCGCCGTTGAACAGCATCGGCGCCTCGTCCTTCTCGCCCTCGCCGATCACGACCATGCCGTCCATCTCGACGGTGGCGAGCATGTGGCGCATCGCGTCGACCGCGGCCTGGTCGGCGGCGATCTTGTCACCGAAGCCGACCCACCGCGCGGCCGCCAGCGCCGCGGCCTCCGTCACGCGAACCAGCTCGAGGGCGAGGTTGCGGTCGGGTGCGTGCGCCATGGCGCCAGGATACCGCCCGCGGCCGGGCGGCGGATCAGCGCCGGTCGCGCACCAGCCGCATCGCGGCGCCTGCCAGACGTTCGCGCTCGTGCAGCGGCTCGAGCCACCGCTGCGGTATCGCTCCGGCGCCGAACCGCGCCCCCGCAAGCGCCCCGGTCACCGCGGCGTTGGTGTCCGCGTCGCCGCCGAGGTTCGCGGCCGAGACGACCGCCTCCTCGAAGCTCCCGGCCGTCATTGCGGCCCAGAACGCCACGCGCAGTGCGGTCAGCACGAACCCGATCTGCCGGTGCACCGGATCCAGCAGCTCGTCGGCGGTCTGCCCCGGCGCCTCGGCGGCGACCAGCCCGACGCCGGACGTCGACTGCGGCAGCCGGCGGTCCGTCAGCAGCGCCGCGATCGTCATGTTCAGCAGCACGCACGCATCCCCGGCGAGCTCATCGTGATGCGTCAGCGACGAGTCGAGCCGCGACACGCGCTCGATCGCGCCCGGTTCGTCGCGGTAGAAGATGCCGATCGGCGCCGTCCGCATCAGCGAGCCGTTCCCGGCACTGTGGCCGCCGGACAACTCGTGGTACGCCGCGGCCGCCGCTCGGGCGTCGTCGGGCGTGCGGGCGCGTGCCAGCGCATGGCTGACCGTCGCTCCGATGTCCTTCGGCCCGGAGCGGGCCCAGACGAGGTACCGGGCGAGCACGTCGTCCTCGTCGTAGCCGCTGCGCTCGCCCATGCTCTCGGCGAGCGCGAGCGCCATCGCCGTGTCGTCCGTCCACTCGCCCAGCCGCCAGATGCGCGAGGCCACCATGTCGCGCAGCGGGCCGCCGTACCGCGCGTGGATCTGCTCCGGGTGGTCCCACTCGACCGCGGCGCCGAGCGCGTCGCCCACGGCCATCCCGAGCATCACCCCACGGGCGCGCTCCGCAAGCTGCGGGTGCGGCGCGCGGCGCCTCAGACGCAGCAGACCGGACACCAGTAGCTCGTCCGCCGCTGCTCGCCCTGCGGCGCGGACCGGATCGCCGCGCCGCAGCGCGGACACGGCCTCCCGGCCCGCCGGTAGATCTGCGCCGGAAGGCGTCCGCCGGCCGCGACCCCGCCACGCAGGATGCGACGGCTCGCCTCCGCGAGCGAGCGCAGCCTCTCGTCGCCGAGGGACGACACGGGCGCGAACGGATCGATGCGGCACTCCCACAGCGCCTCGCTCTTGACGATGTTGCCTACACCAGCAACGACGCGCTGATCCATCAACGCCTCGCCCACCGCGCGATCGACGATGCGGATGCGGCGCAGGTACTCGTCCATGTCGAAGTCACGCAGCAGGTCGGGGCCGAGGGCGAGCCGCACGCGCGATGACGGCACGACGCGCACGATCGTCCCGCGGATGACCGCGTCGCCGGCCGCGGTGCGCAGCACGTGCCGCCCGCGGCCGGTGCCGGCCGGCCGCAGCCGCACGCTGCCGTGCATTCCGAGGTGAGCGTGCAGCGAGCGGCCGTCGTCGCCGTGCACCAGCAGGTTCTTGCCGCGCGCTTCGACACCGACCACCTTCGCGCCGCTGAGCGGGCCGTCCTGCACCGTCTCGCCCAGCAACGGGCGCAGCCGGCGTGAAGCGAGCTCGAGCGTGTGACCTTCAGGCACGCAGCACCACCCGCCGCGGCGCCTGCAGGAAGCCGTGACCGACGAGCAGCCGCTCCGCCTCCGTGCCGGCCACCGGCTCGCCGTCGACGCGCTCGACCGCCAGGCGCTTGACCCGCCCGTCACGTACGAGCGATGCGAGCGCCGCGATGCCCGGCTCGAGCACCTCGCCGTCGATCACCACGAGGCCCCGGCCGCCGCGCTCGACGTAGAGCGCCGGCCGTCCGCCCACCAGCACGATCCAGGTTCCGGCCGCGCGTGCCAGCTTGCGCGGCGCCTCCGGCCATGGAACCGCGGCGCCGAACGGGTTCGCCGGGTCGTTCGACGCGATCACGGCCGTGGCACCCCCGGAGGCCGTCGGGTCGCGGACGTCTCGCAGCCGCTCGACCGCGGCAGGCAGCGCGAACTGCGCTCCGCCCAGCCCCTCGACGAAGTAGCCACGCTGGCACACGCCCGCCTCCTCCATCATCCGCAGCTCGCCGTACACCGCCGAGAAGCCGCCGGGCACCGCCTCCGCGAGCACCGCGGCGCGGGTGACGACGCCGTGGCGGTCGAGCAGCGCCTCGGCCAGCGCGCGGGCGCGGTCGCGCGGTGCGGGGAGCGGCTGGAGCAGGCGCTCGACCAGCGACCAGCGTCCCAGCGCAGCCGGCAGCGTGGCCGTCGGCCGCGCCCTGCGCCGGGCCACCGGCGGTGGAACCGTGCGCAACGGGATCCGACCGCCCGAACGGAGCGGATGCCAGGCGTCATTGGTGACCACTCCCGCCCAGACCAGCTCCCAGAGCGACGCCAGCACCACCCGGTCGGGCTCCTCCACCATCTCGACCAGCTCCCGGAAGAACAGCGCACCGCGGTCGCGCAGCGCGTCCGCCACTGCCGACGCCTCCGGCACGGCGATCTCCGCGGGGTGCAGGAGCGGCGCGTCGTCCCGCAGATGGACGGCGACACGGCCCTCCCCGGCGCCGATCCAGACCACCTCGCCGGACGCGCAGAGTGCGTCCAGCATGGCGGGGCGGTACCCGGGGACGCGCAACGGCAGCACGTCCTGCTCCCAAGCGGCCACGGGAAGCGCCACACCGCCCAGCTGGGAGACGACCTCACGGACACGGTTCTCGCCGCCGCCCATGTCACGGCCGATC
The Gaiellales bacterium genome window above contains:
- a CDS encoding (Fe-S)-binding protein, with amino-acid sequence MSTPSTRELLDACVHCGFCLPACPTYGLWGEEMDSPRGRIHLMNLVERGEAPLDDTVATHLDRCLGCLACVPACPSGVRYDRLIERARAERRERAPRSPRQRLVDAAVFAVVPRPRLLRALSWPLALGLRPMALAPRVSAGDLRARPPAFTPAVGERRMSVALLSGCAQRVYFGRVNAAAVRAMAAAGCDVSVPGGQGCCGALHLHAGREADGRRRAEATIAALTGFDRVVVTAAGCGSAMKGYGELLASPDAEEFAGRVVDVTELLAELGPADAPPASRRLRVVYQDACHLLHGQRVREPPRNLLRGVPGIELLEIDDPGMCCGSAGTYNLMQPRAARELGDRKASSILAASPDLVATANPGCALQLAAAFRRIGRGDLPIVHPVELVAPDAISARRPSPPG
- a CDS encoding FAD-binding oxidoreductase translates to MIEHEAGDLTCTVEAETPLVDLQRHVGARGQMLALDPPGDGLTVGEVFDRALFGPRAHRYGRPRDLILGVRARLPGGAEIKGGGKVVKNVAGYDLPKLFTGAEGRFGTLLELTLRLHPLPARTCTLVTAPCDVSVFDPLAPACLDYRWPDGILLVRFESPAADRLAASARQLAGGEVVGEDEPVWEEQRALQSGLALHRCLPDGCTARSGELRAAGATAVVGRWGRGWLFADVAAPPRALTELEQRVVDRLAA
- a CDS encoding FAD-linked oxidase C-terminal domain-containing protein produces the protein MSLTAELGRIVGAANVVTDPVALRTYESDGLTGYRAQPLAVALPASTAEVVAVVEVCAERGLPFVARGAGTGLSGGAVPVAEGIVIGLSRMRSILEVDVPNRRVRLQPGVTNLEVTQAVARHGLYYAPDPSSQQVCTIGGNVAENSGGAHCLKYGFTANHVLEAELVLPDGSVVRLGDEDVLDLLGTVVGSEGTLGVVTEVVVRVLPLPQCVETLLAAFRSTDDAGEAVSAIIAAGIVPAAIEMMDALTIEAAEQAVHAGLPLDAGAVLLVELDGPSVEVELVVDRAEALCRQAGATDVRRAADETERAAFWRGRKAAFAAMGRVSPHYYVQDGVVPRTRLPETLRRIAELSERYGLRVGNVFHAGDGNLHPLVLYDASVEGQAHLAEQLASDILAACLEVGGSLSGEHGIGLDKARHMPAMFGEADLDAMHRLRCGFDPEGRCNPGKVFPTPRLCGEVPGPYREHPLEREGVAERW
- the acnA gene encoding aconitate hydratase AcnA — translated: MAIPGDPFSAADRLPSGEQLFRIGRLVDPLRLPYTVCVLLENLLRQAGTEHVTEDDVRALAAWPQSAPDANLAFMPARVIMQDLTGVPAVVDLAAMRSAVARAGGDPSRVDPLVPVDLVIDHSVQVDAFGSDQAYQSNIDREFERNGERYALLRWAQEAFRNFRVVPPGMGIVHQVNLEYLGRVVQVRDGVAVPDSLVGTDSHTTMINALGVLGWGVGGIEAEAVMLGQPMYMLSPVVLGVRMSGELRPGVTATDLVLTMTERLRAHGVVGTFVEFFGPGVPALSVADRATISNMSPEFGSTAAMFPVDAQTLAYLRDTGRPADHVALVEAYTKEQGLFRTGDEPAPAFSETIDFDLSQVEPSLAGPRRPQDRVPLAGVPASFSKAFPVQHGNGTQLGDGSVAIAAITSCTNTSNPALMVAAGLVAKKAVERGLQTKPWVKTSLAPGSRVVRDYLDAAGLTEYLDALRFNLVGYGCTTCIGNSGPLPEEVSEEISKRDLSVAAVLSGNRNFEARIHPQVRANYLASPPLVVAFALVGSVTADLTSEPVGRDRDGNPVMLDEIWPTGEEVAEAVRGAVSASLFEHQYGRIFEGDDRWQTLPVPSGELFHWDPESTYVREATFFERPADLSDIVDARVLALLGDSVTTDHISPAGSIASSTPAGAYLMEHGIEPREFNSYGARRGNHEVMVRGTFANIRLRNRIVEDVEGGFTRHFPDGEQLSIYDASLRYLEEGVPLVVIAGREYGSGSSRDWAAKGSALLGVRAVIAESYERIHRSNLVALGVIPLQFAEGESAESLGITGTETFTIRGLADFGVGDMVTVEIDGGERSFRALARLDAEADVRIYRAGGLLQMMMTELAG
- a CDS encoding DUF2867 domain-containing protein; this translates as MTSPRVLLTGATGYVGGRLLRALEREDVELRCMARRPEALRARAAAGTEVVAGDVLDEGALRAALEGVDVAYYLVHSMTSSASFAQVDRDAAELFGRVARDAGVRRIIYLGGLGGSGTLSSHLASRQEVGQLLRESGVETIEFRASIVIGSGSLSFEMIRALVERLPVMVTPRWVRTPTQPIAIEDVIAYLLAALDLPPGESRVYEIGGADVVSYGDIMHAYARRRGLRRMMISVPLLTPRLSSLWLSLVTPLYAQVGRKLVDGVRSETVVTDAAALHDFRVRPRTVEEAIDRALAFEDGEFAETRWSDALPATPVRQRNRTEYGSRLIDSRAVVVPVPAAAAFRPIARIGGATGWYGADALWQLRGALDQVLGGVGLRRGRRNPETVAAGDTLDFWTVQEFEPDRLLRLQAQMRVPGRAWLQFEVESETDGARIRQTALFDPAGLAGRAYWYGLYPIHAYVFRRMLRGIARAAVNPR
- a CDS encoding YbaK/EbsC family protein yields the protein MAETRGTTNLRQAGITHRLLRYRYTGEGPVAVEAAAALGVDPALLFKTLVVMAGSEPVFALVPADRELAPKLLAAAAGSKAAELADRRTAERITGYQAGGISPLGSRRRMRVFVDRSAGDHPAILLNAGARGLIAEVATPPLLSHLGAVAVPLVRDEAR
- the glpX gene encoding class II fructose-bisphosphatase, with the protein product MAHAPDRNLALELVRVTEAAALAAARWVGFGDKIAADQAAVDAMRHMLATVEMDGMVVIGEGEKDEAPMLFNGERIGSGSGVEVDVAVDPLEGTELCARGQPNALAVVAASEKGTMFDPGPVVYMEKLACGPEVDEELDLNAPIEQTLEAIARAKRVRPRDLMVVILDRPRHDEMVKRIRAVGTRIRFISHGDVSGALMASSPDTGIDLLWGIGGTPEGVLSAAAFKCLGGQFQGKLWPRDAEERQAAIDAGYDLDKVLTLDDLVKGDNTFFAATGVTDGDLLRGVRYQRGGARTHSLVMRSKSGTVRTLQATHSMEKLGEIAGGRYD